The Populus trichocarpa isolate Nisqually-1 chromosome 18, P.trichocarpa_v4.1, whole genome shotgun sequence genomic interval CTGCCAAAGCATAGGAAAATAACAGGGTTTTCCAGTCTTAGGCACGGtgccaaaacaaaaataggAGATAAGAACATCACATTATAAGATGTCATGGCAGAAGAGGCATGGAATTTGGGAGTCATTTTCCTAACTGCAAAAGTTTAAGTGAAGGAACCAGAAATGCTAAAgataaaacaagattttttgTCATGAGCATGCACGTCACAAAGAACTATAACCAATCAGCCAAAATCATACTTGACTATAATATAAGAACAAATAGATAATTAAACCAACCTGAGTTACTATAGGAGCAGTAGCACGGCCAAGTCCAGTTGAACGTAACCCAACAAGTCCAGGATCTCCATAAAGTGAGAATCCAGGTTGTGAGATTTTGTGTTCAAAATGTGTTTCATGTTCATATATTGATGGATCCCGCTTCAAAGATAGGGAATAATCAGAAATAATCCCACTTGAAAATGCAGGAGCAGAATGCAGCGAGGGCTGAGCATTATCAGCGCAGGCATCTGCAGGGCGTTCCAGTGAAATTGTTGCATTGTACTGCAAAAGAACTTGGGTTACTTCATGATTCTCATAGTCAAAATCCAGCAACTTTAAATTGTTGGACTTACAGTTTTCTCAAATATAGGAATGACACTGTGATCAACCAAAAACTTCCTTAGATGTCCTATTACTGCTTCTAATGCTTTAAAAACCTTCATAGCTTCACCATGTATTTCCACAATTCTCTCATCTGAAGTAGCATATGTGGGTATATCATCTACGAGTAAAAAAAGAGCATCAGAGTTTGTACCAAttgaaaaaaggagaaaaaatcaGATAAATAGTGACACCTAGAGGAGTTATCAGTATAGCAATCCTTAAGTAAACATCGTCAAATTCCAGTCCATCCGAGCAAAGGGCCTTGGAAAATCGAGTCCAGAGAACCAAAATAATAACATGTTACAATCTTTTAGTGAAAACTGGTCTTCAGTTGCTTAGAATTTGCATCTATAAAAAACGTTATGTTATAAAAGCTTTCTTAAAGTTAGTAACACAAATTGAGGAACCACATACAGGAAAAGAACACAAAGTTTGAAATAGAAACTGTAAAttgaaatagaaatagaaatagcACAGCACGCCACTGCCTCTATACTTTCTgctcaattttgttttcaacaaaATGCAACTTGGTCAAATCCAATTGCTTAAATAAAGAGGAAAATGATTGTTTGAAGCATACCTTCTGCCATAACACGCACAACTACACCAGTGTTTTCCTGTATTGATTTGATTATGGATCCTTGCTTCCCAATTAAGTTAATTGCCTGTGAAGATGCAACCAGTAACCTTATGGAACAAAATGCAgagccagcagcagcagcagcagcggcTGAACCTGTGTTGTCACCCTCACCAGGAGATAGACCGCTCACACGCTTGAACACTCTCAATACTGCATCCATTGCAGGAGATAGTGGAGCTTCAGGCTCTTCTTTACCAGAAATCAGAACCTGAAAAGAAACATCTACATTAATCATAACAGTTCCAGGAAGGAGTAAAACTGTGACTcaatacaaagaaaatcataacacaaataattcaaACTGTTCAATCCAATATGGCTATTTACAAATAGACCAGAGCTTTTCCATCTTACTTCCATTCACCAACAGTAGTCGAATCAGCCCAAGTCTCTCCTAGGGCCTTTACATTCAACGAGTAAACACAATTAGGACTAAGTTCAGCTTCCTACAGCTTGCAAACAAAACCCATGAAGGAGTTCTTATTTGGGTTAAATTGAACTTTCAAATGGTGTTCATCCAAGCTCATGAACATGTGCCATATATTTAATGATTCATATCAACTTTTCCATTTCATGATTTTGTTTCTTCACACTCACTCATTTACATTGAAGAAATCACTCAAAATAACACCAACCTCAacttttgttaatataatataaacctgtccctttttttttcaaaactcaaaagcCACCAACAGAAGTGATCAACTTCATGTCAAATTcaacacaataaattaaaaaaatctgactACAATACTCCAAACCTCGAGTCCTTCTACAAGTTAATTCATCTACTCTTAGGGTTTTCCTTCTAACATTAAAGCTACGAGATTTTCAATTCTTGTTTACATTCATTCACAGTAGAATTAGCCAAGCCTCCCTTCAGGGTGTTTtagaatcaacaaaaatatatatatatatatatatatataaaaattaaggcTAGGGTCAGCTCATTCAAGCTCGTGAACATGGAATATGTATCTAACAATTCATAACAGATTTCCCATTGCatgatattgttattataataccaaacaaTAAAACAGATACTCCtatttaacagaaaaaaataacaaaaaacaacaccAAGATCCATCCttcttattttaatatgctgcaATCAAAACTGAAAATCGACCAACAGAAACTCTCAACTCAACAACCTGTGCCTCAAAACACTCCAAATTCTTCTCAGttcccaaaaataaattaaaaaattaaaaatccctTCTTTCACACAAAATCCCACAAAAAGGCACAAACTTTAACATCCAAACCCCCAACTTCAACAAAGATATTAACAAAGCACAGAAGACACAAActttaacactaaaaaaacaagctttaacactaaaaaaacaagctTTAACTTACAATTCTATCAGTAATACCAAGAGGACCTTCAAGAATACGAATCCGAGCACGTGTCTCATCACACATTTTCTTCACCAACTCTCCTTTCCGTCCAATTATGCTCCCTACTTTCGATACCGGCACTATTAACCTAAACACATTGTCTCCTGGCCATCCCGGCCACTTATCCTGTGATTGTGACTGCCCTTGTTGCTGTCCTGCCTCTGTCAGTGCTTCCGTTCCCGTTTCTGCTCGCTTGTTAATGGCGTTTGCTTCTGTTTGCTCTGAACTGAGCGTTGTTGCGGCTGATGAGTCCATATCGATCGTTGATTGAATAATTTGGGATCCACTTAGgctttaattgaagaaatttgggATTCAATTAGGGTTTACgtattttttctctctgtgtGCGTGAGAGAGAGTGATTTGTGTCgttgataaggaaaaaaaaaagaagaacaaaaagagaattgttttttagtagCATGTCGTCTGGGAGATATTTCTTTTAGAGTAGGCGACGAGTCGTTGTTTTAcctgaattattattattattattattaattataggtTAGTGatgacaaatttttttttaactttttttattctattttagaatttaaatattattttttacacaaaaaataaactaaatcacTTAGTATTATTTAGATATGCGATTTTATAGGAATAagagttgatatttttatgagttgactttttaattgaacaacttaaaaaaaatcttttagatCTAAATCCACTATCCAATTACTAAGTCTTGGATAATGAAAAGCgcaactaataaaattaatttacttgaaTTTTACCAGGCATTCAAtgctagttttttaattaaaaaatttagagaatTAGTTAAGTATACTATATTTCTCAATCTCGCAAAAACATGAGATTTATcgtaaaaataattcataaatcttatctttatatgaaaaaaaaatacaactctaAATCctcaaaaattaaaccaaataaaatagcattattttttttttttcattacaagtATTTGGATGAATATACCTTTATCATGATGACcaagttgaaatttaaaaaataactcaaccCACTCCATTAATCAAGAGAAAGAAGGTTTGCACTTGAGATTGTGGCCTAGTGGGaaaagagatttgttttttttctctgtatTCGGGTTCGATTCTTTTTATGCATGCTTGTCACCCTCATGGTGTCTTATTGTTCACTAGACTTGCAAGGTATTCAGTGGATCTAGAAATTAGTCGTGGTGCGAGTAAACTGACCTGAACATCtcaggttataaaaaaaaaataaagagagagagagagaaggtccGGTGAGAATCTCATTTCCCTTTACTATAAGATACAAGAAGATAAGAGATTTTACTATGattcttttcaaaaagaaaaacagagaaattcCAACATACAGAGAgtaatcttttctttaattttccagGCCAACACAAGGAggtattttttcccttttcctgAAAATACAAATACGTAagctaatattttattattattattatcatatctAGATTCAAAGTTTATTTTCAAGCAAGCTGATGCAGCCGACCTTGTAAAACTGAAGGTTCATGTGAGTATTTGATATTACTGGATAAAATACTGATTCAAACAGACTATTTGAATACCATGAATTAAACATGTTGAGAGAAAAGATATAGTTTTGGGAGACTATATTAActcttaaaactaaaataataggAGATTTGACTATTAAAtcgaattcaaattttttcatgtgattctacaaatatttttttcctttgagaaGCCATTGCGTCGTTTATTAAATTGATGGATCTTTTAGAACTAAGcctaaaaattattgtttgggttaattttattatttttattttggattttcttttagttttcttaatatttttagattttatattgttttgtagtttttcATGACCAAGATCTTGTAAACATTTCGAAGAGGCAAAcactatatatttaaatttcaaagaataaaattgtaaattgtaaatttatatttacaattctttttacttattaaaattcttgtattttctatGATATTGCTTTGTTATTAGCTTCCACATGCATAGAAGCTAAACTTTCCACTAAATGGAGATCCTATGACAAGAGAATAAGATTTCAACGATGCAAACCTCCGAAGGTATATataagatcaaaatatataaattgtaaAAGTTCAAAGTGATACAAGAGCATCCTCTTCCTCTTGGGGCGAGAATTTTAGGTGTTGGGATTGAATTGGATCAGTGGCCTATACAAAGGTATTAGGAACCATGATGAAgcagtacaaaaaaaaaaaaaaaaaaaaaactcattaggTTTTCAATTGAGATGCTATGATATGATCCagtgatatattaaattaaattaaatttgctcGCTACTATCAAATTCGACTCCCAAGTAACAAAAATTCCCAGGGAACCCTGAAAGAAAATATGATGcccaatatcatcaacaaaaggTCCAGGAATAGCaaacacctatatatatatatatgcaagttCATGTATCAAAAGAGTTGATTCACATATGAAACTAGTTAAGGAATCAAGATTTGTAGCAGAAGCATACAGTGTTTTTAGTGGCAATCTGAGCCTTCCATGCATGGATAGCCCAGCACCAGCTCCCATCACGATTCCATCAATAAGTGCAAGCTTCAAGGCCCAATtgcatagattaaaaaattaacaagagtGAAGAATTATATTCCTATGATATCATTGATGGTGCCAAATAACTTGTTTACAAGCGGCAGGCTTTCCATTTGCGGCAACTACATAGTCCAGCATGAGTTGTTTCTTGTAAGAATTTGCAGCATGACTCCAATGCCCTGCTTCATCCAAGAAgatcataaattttaataaatgatcaAACATTAATTCTCCCTTCACTTCAAAACTTCCATGAAGATAATTTTCACCTGCAACTATAATATATGTCGTCATAGCATCACCTCCTACACGCTATAAAAAACAGTGCTATTAGCATTGGATTTTAGCAACGGAACAAATCAGTTGCTGTTTCAACAATGAAATGtgtatatatgatttttttgccGGCAAcagattttagttttatatgcAGCAAATGATTTTAGTCGCTAATTAATCATCCCATTTTTTCAGCCTTTCCATTACCCTGCAAGACGGAGTTGAAGATAATGCTCATATTAGTTGGATAATAATGGCATTGGCAATGACAGATGAACGACTCACTCAGAGTTGAACCATTCTTTAATGTCCAATCACCTGTTCTAATATATGATTAAAACTCTAGCAAATCTTCTAATCAGTTCTTACCTACAATATCACAACTTTGACTTTAGGATCAACCTCGTAGGCATTCAACTCCTTGGTCATTTGAGAGATCtgtcaacaaaataaattaattattaattgataaTACCATTCTGAATACCTCCAAAGCATACCTAGAAGAACATAGAGATAATAGCAGAAATATGGAGTTTAATTGACTTACGTACAAGTTCTTATTCAAAATTCATTAGAAATGTTATAAGGTTCTCTTACGTATTCAAAAACCAATAATCAGCAGCTGTTTCGATTTTTCGAATCAAACCAATTTTCCACCGTTCAAGAACTCTTCAATGTTAAACGACCGGGGTCGTCTGTTGGCGTAGGCATGTAAGGTTTTCTCTctgccttctctttttttttggcagttGTGTGCTTTtattaacatagaaaaaaaaaacattttcccaGTTTTATTTTAACTGAAAGAATCACTTTCCTTAATTAATAAGAAGATTGTGATAATATAGAGtgattttctcttcaaattactTGTTTACATGTTTGCATTACATTGGGTCTGAcgatcatttatttatttattttagatttaataaaaaaatatttagatggtAGATAACTGtatgatattttcattaaaatcagTTTAATGGATTAACTTTGAAATCTCCCGGCTTCTTATCTAGtctaagttttaaattaaatgatgtgGGAGTTGTCGTGATGTGATTCAGTCAACTTTGTTTGTTGGTATAAAGATAAATTGGATgaccgataaaaaaataaggataaaattgaaaaaaaaatgaaaaaaaacttttctaatCTGACTTCTTATCTAATTTAGGTTCAAAACTAAACATGTGGAATTTACCTTAACGTGAGGTAGTTTATTTgactgatataaaaataacttgaatgactaataaaaaaattaaaaaaaaactctattttttacctaatcaaaatttataattaaacacGTTGGATTTACCTTTACATAACCTATACTTGCACCGACTTAAAAGCCATCTAAATATCGTAAAAGAAACTGAAGAtgtatttgagaaaaaaaatcaacataaaaaaaagagaaaattaaaaataaaacctgcTTCACTGTTCAAGTTTTTGAGGTTGCGAAGTATAACTTCTTTTATTTCCATATCATAACACAACTGGGACCGCGCGTGGACTACTAAATTTTCTATCCGAAGCCGAAAGTTCAATAGCATATCATAAAGATTTATAGATCAAGAACTATGCTTTATGGAACAGGttatattaattgatatattgaAAGTAAAAGGTGTAAGAAATGAAGTGTCCTTTTGTCTCCTGCATATCATGTAGAAtgtcaaacaaattaaatgccGTATCTACCCAACCAAGCTACAAGTAGAGTGTCCCTTTGTCTTCTGCATAACGtagtaaaacaaattaaatgctGCATCTACCCAACCATGCTACAAGTAGAGTGTCCTTTCGTCTTctgtcaaataaattaaatgccGTATCTTCCCAACCACTACAAGATCATCCACCCACCCTGATGTCTCTTTTACCTCGTCTATATGTCTTCTCAGCACGCCCTAACGACTTTAATGCTTTGCCTAATTGTCAAAGTCTAGCTTGAGTCCATTTATTTGTCCCTTGCTTGCAaggtcacacacac includes:
- the LOC18107551 gene encoding RNA-binding KH domain-containing protein PEPPER; translated protein: MDSSAATTLSSEQTEANAINKRAETGTEALTEAGQQQGQSQSQDKWPGWPGDNVFRLIVPVSKVGSIIGRKGELVKKMCDETRARIRILEGPLGITDRIVLISGKEEPEAPLSPAMDAVLRVFKRVSGLSPGEGDNTGSAAAAAAAGSAFCSIRLLVASSQAINLIGKQGSIIKSIQENTGVVVRVMAEDDIPTYATSDERIVEIHGEAMKVFKALEAVIGHLRKFLVDHSVIPIFEKTYNATISLERPADACADNAQPSLHSAPAFSSGIISDYSLSLKRDPSIYEHETHFEHKISQPGFSLYGDPGLVGLRSTGLGRATAPIVTQVTQTMQVPLSYAEDIIGVAGSNIAYIRRTSGAILSIQESRGLPDEITVEIKGTSSQVQMAQQLIQEFISNHKEPTPNMYGKIDVGLNAYSQIAESGYPSSSFTSHLGGYGSSSIGGYGSPGAGGAGGYNSYRY